The genomic region TGAATTATTAGAACAGTTAGATGAATTAGAAGCAGCAGAAGCCTTTGAAGATATTGATTATATGTATAGTGAATATAGCTTGTATCGTTATGATGAATTTGATAGCTATTCAGAATTGTTTTCAGCTACTTCATCCTATTATTGGGTTTATGATGGTTTAATTGGATGGGAACAAAGTTTAGAATATGTTGAAAAATATGATTATGATGTCAATGATTATGTAGAATCTCTGGCAAGTAATATTAGTTATTTAGCGAAGTATGGAATACAAGATGACTACGATGACCCGGCAGCTTTTAGTGATGTCCATATGGATTCTATTAATAAAATGAAAGAAAATGTAATGGTTTTAATTAAACAAAATTTTGATTTAGAAGAAGATATTATCACTAACTTCTGGGATCTTTCGAACTTAGAAAGAGAAGTAGCATTAAGTGAAGGGGTGAAGATGAATGAAGAATAAACTTAAGAACTTAAAAATAACAGATATTATTTTATTTATTCTTGCTTTTGCACTCGTTGCTAACAGTGCTATCTTTGTAACCGTTTATCTCGATTATTCCAGTACTTTTTACTATAAAGAAGACTACATAATTAATGATATTATTCAAGAAGAATATAATGATGGATTAACCGAGCTTTCTTATTATCGTATTAGTGAAGAAAATGTAAGCACAATCATGCAAGAATGTTTAGCGTTAGCTGATTATTACAATGCTGCAGTATTATATAGTGCTTATTTAGAAGATGGGCAAACAGAAGTATCCAAT from Tannockella kyphosi harbors:
- a CDS encoding zinc ribbon domain-containing protein; the encoded protein is MKCKHCGSNLTIDARYCAYCGNENPYFKKHREEMQEYHDEYVDTKEEVLQDTRKFKHVTIKTTIIAILVAFNLIVIVLELNVYEIEKWVDSMYVSAHKTELLEQLDELEAAEAFEDIDYMYSEYSLYRYDEFDSYSELFSATSSYYWVYDGLIGWEQSLEYVEKYDYDVNDYVESLASNISYLAKYGIQDDYDDPAAFSDVHMDSINKMKENVMVLIKQNFDLEEDIITNFWDLSNLEREVALSEGVKMNEE